A region from the Pelagovum pacificum genome encodes:
- a CDS encoding cryptochrome/photolyase family protein, producing the protein MSDTSPIIFWFRRDLRLGDHPGLTEAVKSGRPVIPVFLHDEVVEVTGAAPRWRLGLGVGAFAETLSDKGSRLVLRRGKALEELRALVKETGAGAVWWSRLYDPDARQRDERVKAGLKDDGIDARSFEGHLMFEPWTVETGQGEFYKVYTPYWKAVRGRDVAPTLSAPKELPAPDSWPKSDKLEDWKMGAAMQRGAAVVEPYVCVGEDAASHRLGSFIANRVADYGEARDVPSVEGTSRLSENLTYGEISPRACWHAGVRAREEGKQGAETFLKELCWREFAYHLVHHTPRLTSDNWREEWSAFPWNEDERKAEVKAWKQGRTGIDFVDAAMREMFVTGTMHNRGRMIVASYLTKHLMCHWRIGKEWFEDCLIDWDPANNALGWQWSAGSGPDATPYFRVFNPETQAERFDKDGDYRKAWVAEGQSSPPKTALAYFDAIPKSWGMSPDDPEPEPVVGVKEGRERALDAYQNRDF; encoded by the coding sequence ATGAGCGACACGTCCCCCATCATATTCTGGTTCCGCCGCGACCTGCGGCTTGGCGATCACCCCGGCCTGACGGAGGCCGTGAAGAGTGGCCGTCCGGTCATCCCTGTCTTCCTGCATGACGAGGTCGTCGAGGTGACTGGCGCGGCACCGCGCTGGCGGCTCGGCCTCGGTGTCGGTGCGTTTGCGGAGACGCTGTCGGACAAAGGCTCTCGCCTTGTCCTGCGGCGCGGCAAGGCGCTGGAGGAGCTGAGGGCGCTCGTGAAGGAGACGGGCGCCGGCGCGGTCTGGTGGTCCCGGCTCTACGATCCCGACGCCCGCCAGAGGGACGAGCGCGTGAAGGCCGGCCTCAAGGACGACGGCATCGACGCACGGTCCTTCGAGGGGCACCTGATGTTCGAACCCTGGACTGTCGAGACCGGGCAGGGTGAGTTCTACAAGGTCTACACGCCCTATTGGAAAGCTGTGCGTGGCCGCGACGTGGCCCCAACCCTGTCCGCACCGAAGGAGCTTCCCGCGCCGGACAGCTGGCCGAAATCGGACAAGCTCGAAGACTGGAAGATGGGCGCCGCCATGCAGCGCGGCGCCGCTGTGGTCGAACCCTACGTCTGCGTCGGCGAAGACGCGGCGTCGCACCGGCTCGGCTCCTTCATCGCCAACCGCGTCGCCGACTACGGCGAGGCACGCGACGTCCCCTCGGTCGAGGGCACGTCGCGCCTGTCGGAAAACCTCACCTACGGAGAGATCTCTCCGCGCGCATGCTGGCACGCCGGGGTGCGGGCGCGGGAAGAGGGCAAGCAGGGGGCAGAGACGTTCCTGAAAGAGCTCTGCTGGCGCGAGTTCGCGTACCATCTGGTTCACCACACGCCGCGTCTGACCTCGGACAACTGGCGCGAGGAATGGTCCGCCTTCCCGTGGAACGAGGACGAGCGCAAGGCCGAGGTGAAGGCCTGGAAGCAAGGTCGCACCGGGATCGATTTCGTCGACGCGGCAATGCGCGAGATGTTCGTCACAGGCACGATGCACAACCGGGGCCGGATGATCGTCGCTTCCTACCTCACCAAGCACCTGATGTGTCACTGGCGCATCGGCAAGGAATGGTTCGAGGATTGCCTGATCGACTGGGACCCGGCGAACAACGCGCTGGGCTGGCAATGGTCGGCGGGCTCCGGCCCCGATGCGACGCCCTATTTCCGGGTCTTCAACCCCGAGACGCAGGCGGAGCGGTTCGACAAGGACGGCGACTACCGCAAGGCGTGGGTGGCGGAAGGCCAGTCTTCTCCGCCCAAGACCGCGCTGGCCTATTTCGACGCCATCCCGAAGAGCTGGGGGATGTCGCCCGACGATCCCGAGCCGGAGCCCGTGGTCGGAGTGAAGGAGGGCCGCGAGCGTGCGCTCGACGCCTACCAGAACCGGGATTTCTGA
- a CDS encoding gamma-glutamylcyclotransferase, with protein sequence MTLFLYGTLRHRPLLTHVLGRDPGELPSGVLAGHEVRGVDGQRYPGLATGGGDVPGLLLDVTPQERARLDYYEGGTLYAVKEVEVSTGDGPVRAEVYMPGDRSVLSGDPWDLDAWVARWAAATVESAVEIMERFEAGQPVEDMIAVHHGIEARGWIRAELVKPAPTEVRGSDNPVDITSTSTGYDGFFRMRRFTFRHRRFDGALSPELGRECFVSFDATLILPYDPATDQVLLIEQLRFGPLMRGDPHPLVLEPVAGMVDAGETPEEGAVREAIEEAGLGIREVLPISSVYSSPGYNTDYFHCFLGLADLSGADQRLGGAEEEHEDIKSHVMSFDRAMALVDSGEINVGPLVMMLLWLARHRERLRASG encoded by the coding sequence ATGACGCTCTTCCTTTATGGGACGCTGCGGCACCGCCCGCTGCTGACGCATGTGCTCGGCCGTGACCCGGGCGAGCTGCCGTCCGGTGTGCTGGCCGGGCATGAAGTGCGCGGCGTCGACGGGCAGCGCTATCCGGGCCTCGCCACCGGTGGGGGCGACGTGCCGGGCCTGCTGCTCGACGTCACGCCGCAGGAGCGGGCACGGCTCGACTATTACGAGGGCGGCACGCTCTACGCCGTGAAGGAGGTCGAGGTCAGCACGGGGGACGGTCCGGTGCGGGCCGAGGTCTACATGCCGGGTGACCGGTCCGTCTTGTCGGGCGACCCGTGGGATTTGGACGCCTGGGTGGCGCGCTGGGCGGCGGCCACCGTGGAATCGGCGGTCGAGATCATGGAGCGGTTCGAGGCCGGCCAGCCGGTCGAGGACATGATCGCGGTGCACCACGGTATCGAGGCGCGCGGCTGGATCCGGGCCGAACTGGTGAAACCCGCGCCGACCGAAGTGCGCGGGTCGGACAACCCGGTCGACATCACTTCGACCTCCACGGGCTACGACGGCTTCTTTCGGATGCGGCGGTTTACCTTCCGACATCGCCGGTTCGACGGTGCGCTGAGCCCGGAGCTCGGCCGGGAATGTTTCGTGTCGTTCGATGCGACTCTGATCCTGCCCTACGATCCGGCGACGGATCAGGTGCTGCTGATCGAGCAGCTGCGCTTCGGTCCGCTTATGCGCGGTGATCCACATCCCCTTGTGCTGGAACCAGTCGCGGGAATGGTCGACGCGGGCGAAACGCCGGAAGAGGGCGCCGTCCGCGAGGCGATCGAGGAGGCGGGCCTCGGCATCCGCGAAGTCCTGCCGATCTCCTCGGTCTATTCATCGCCGGGCTACAACACGGACTATTTCCATTGTTTTCTTGGGCTTGCCGACCTCTCCGGGGCCGACCAGAGGCTCGGTGGTGCGGAGGAGGAACATGAGGACATCAAGAGCCACGTGATGTCCTTCGACCGCGCGATGGCGCTTGTCGACAGCGGTGAGATCAACGTCGGACCGCTGGTGATGATGCTGCTCTGGCTCGCACGGCATCGCGAGCGGTTGCGCGCCTCGGGTTGA
- a CDS encoding alanyl-tRNA editing protein — protein MTEMLFRADAYLREAEAHVTGHTSEGGLILDRSLFYATGGGQPGDSGRLEWDGGTIDIATAVKGEGDDIVLIPAEPAALPPEGAKVTQVLYWERRHRHMRMHTALHLLSVVIPRPVTGGSIGAEKGRLDFDMPEAPDNKEEIEDTLNRMIACDFPVSEEWITEEELDAQPDLVKTMSVSPPRGAGRIRLVRIGDGENTADLQPCGGTHVAWTSEIGTVRLGKIEKKGKQNRRVSLLLD, from the coding sequence ATGACCGAGATGCTGTTCCGCGCCGATGCCTACCTGCGCGAGGCGGAGGCCCACGTTACCGGCCACACCAGCGAAGGGGGCCTGATCCTCGACCGCAGCCTGTTCTACGCGACCGGCGGCGGCCAGCCCGGCGACAGCGGCCGGCTGGAATGGGACGGCGGCACAATCGACATCGCGACCGCGGTCAAGGGGGAGGGCGACGACATCGTCCTGATCCCCGCGGAGCCCGCCGCGCTGCCGCCCGAGGGCGCGAAGGTCACCCAGGTCCTCTACTGGGAGCGGCGGCACCGCCACATGCGGATGCACACCGCGCTCCACCTCCTGTCCGTCGTCATCCCGCGCCCCGTCACCGGCGGCTCCATCGGGGCTGAGAAGGGGCGGCTCGACTTCGACATGCCCGAAGCCCCCGACAACAAGGAAGAGATCGAGGATACCCTCAACCGCATGATCGCCTGCGACTTCCCGGTGAGCGAGGAATGGATCACGGAAGAAGAACTCGACGCGCAGCCGGACCTTGTGAAGACCATGTCGGTCAGCCCGCCACGCGGGGCAGGGCGCATTCGCCTCGTTCGGATCGGCGACGGTGAGAATACCGCCGATCTCCAGCCCTGCGGTGGCACGCATGTCGCCTGGACGTCCGAAATCGGCACCGTGCGCCTCGGGAAGATCGAGAAGAAGGGCAAGCAGAACCGCCGGGTCTCCCTGTTGCTCGACTGA
- a CDS encoding M35 family metallo-endopeptidase, which translates to MFRILLAVILMTIAAPALAHDFERCEKGEIALVEEALVGAEKIALRAAVSIGDTPEYRRWFGPYSKNNAASVRASFKSIYTAINENEIKIVCANIGEEDCDSEMYANVWTHDHFAINLCPSFFEMPRMYAFPSGSIEMENGSREGTIIHEMSHFDVVARTEDICYSRSACSERALVDLEVLIDNADSYQYFAEDISYLQ; encoded by the coding sequence ATGTTTCGTATTCTCCTTGCGGTCATCCTCATGACCATAGCCGCGCCTGCGCTGGCCCACGACTTCGAACGCTGCGAGAAGGGGGAGATCGCGCTCGTCGAGGAAGCGCTCGTCGGGGCCGAGAAGATCGCCCTGCGCGCCGCTGTCTCGATCGGCGATACCCCCGAGTACCGCCGCTGGTTCGGCCCCTACTCGAAGAACAACGCGGCCTCCGTCCGGGCGAGCTTCAAGTCGATCTACACCGCGATCAACGAGAACGAGATCAAGATCGTCTGCGCCAACATCGGCGAGGAGGATTGCGACAGCGAGATGTACGCCAACGTCTGGACGCACGATCACTTCGCCATCAACCTCTGTCCGTCCTTCTTCGAGATGCCGCGGATGTATGCCTTCCCCTCCGGCTCCATCGAGATGGAGAACGGCAGCCGCGAAGGCACGATCATCCACGAGATGAGCCACTTCGACGTCGTCGCCCGGACGGAAGACATCTGCTATTCCCGCAGCGCCTGCTCGGAGCGTGCTCTCGTCGATCTGGAGGTGCTGATCGACAACGCCGACAGCTACCAGTACTTCGCCGAGGACATCTCCTACCTGCAGTGA
- a CDS encoding SAM-dependent methyltransferase, which produces MILMTTEGQKNLPRYFAQVFDIAQKLEHGRIDLHLPDGRTFRAEGRKPGPVAEAHIHDPDIFARLIRDGDLGFCEGYVDGAWSTPDLLAFFDFVHADNDAIFDGFPGISIVRAYERFRFWMQRNTKTQAKKNISAHYDLGNEFYSLWLDESMTYSSALFESGQEALETAQRQKYAAMVDQMGAKPGDHVLEIGCGWGGFAEYAAKERGLKVTGLTISKEQYDFAVERIRKAGLEDQVEFKLQDYRDETGSYDGIASIEMFEAVGEQYWPVYFQTLRDRLKPGRNATLQIITVRDERWESYRKGVDFIQKYVFPGGMLPAPKRLKEEIADAGLKLAKKMDFGESYSITLRRWHETFNEKWDDIARLGFDERFRRLWNVYLTSCAATFHSSNCDVTQITVERPA; this is translated from the coding sequence ATGATCCTGATGACGACCGAAGGGCAGAAGAACCTTCCGCGATATTTCGCACAGGTGTTCGATATCGCGCAGAAGCTGGAGCATGGTCGTATCGACCTGCACCTGCCCGACGGGCGCACGTTCCGTGCGGAGGGGCGGAAACCCGGCCCGGTGGCCGAAGCGCACATTCATGATCCCGACATCTTCGCCCGTTTGATCCGGGACGGCGACCTCGGCTTCTGCGAGGGCTACGTGGACGGGGCGTGGTCGACGCCCGACCTTCTGGCGTTTTTCGACTTCGTCCACGCCGACAACGACGCGATCTTCGACGGCTTTCCGGGGATATCGATCGTGCGCGCCTACGAGCGGTTCCGCTTCTGGATGCAGCGCAACACCAAGACGCAGGCGAAGAAGAACATCTCGGCCCACTACGACCTCGGCAACGAGTTCTACAGCCTGTGGCTCGATGAGAGCATGACCTATTCCTCCGCGCTGTTCGAAAGCGGGCAGGAGGCGCTCGAAACGGCGCAGCGCCAGAAATATGCGGCGATGGTCGACCAGATGGGCGCGAAGCCCGGCGACCACGTGCTCGAGATCGGCTGCGGCTGGGGCGGCTTCGCGGAATACGCCGCGAAGGAGCGGGGCCTGAAGGTCACCGGACTGACCATCAGCAAGGAACAGTACGATTTCGCCGTCGAGCGGATCCGCAAGGCGGGTCTCGAGGATCAGGTCGAATTCAAACTGCAGGACTACCGGGACGAGACGGGCTCTTACGACGGTATCGCCAGCATCGAGATGTTCGAGGCGGTGGGCGAGCAATACTGGCCCGTCTACTTCCAGACGCTGCGCGATCGGCTGAAGCCCGGCCGCAATGCCACGCTACAGATCATCACCGTCCGCGACGAGCGGTGGGAGAGCTACCGCAAGGGCGTCGATTTTATCCAGAAGTACGTCTTTCCGGGCGGTATGCTGCCCGCTCCGAAGCGCCTGAAGGAAGAGATCGCGGACGCCGGCCTGAAACTGGCGAAGAAGATGGACTTCGGCGAGAGCTACTCCATCACGCTGCGGCGCTGGCACGAGACCTTCAACGAGAAGTGGGACGATATCGCCCGCCTCGGCTTCGACGAGCGGTTCCGGCGGCTCTGGAATGTCTATCTCACCTCTTGCGCGGCGACCTTTCATAGTAGCAACTGCGACGTGACGCAGATCACCGTGGAGCGGCCAGCCTGA
- a CDS encoding cysteine synthase A, with the protein MQFKPDLATAVGNTPLIKLRRASEETGCTILGKCEFMNPGQSVKDRAALSIITDAIERGELLPGGTIVEGTAGNTGIGLAVVGASMGFKTIIVIPETQSQEKKDMIRLAGAQLVQVPAVPYRNPNNYVRYSGRLAETLAKDSTHGVIWANQFDNTANRDAHIDGTGPEIWEQTGGKVDGFVSAVGTGGTLAGVGMALQPKGVKIALADPGGSGVMSLLQSGEADMSGTSITEGIGNGRITKNLEGFMPDFCYKVSDEEALPIVFDLLKDEGLCVGGSSGINIAGAMRLAKELGPGHTIVTILCDYGTRYQSKLFNPEFLRSKDLPVPGWMDGTPDDLPGVFEDA; encoded by the coding sequence ATGCAGTTCAAACCCGACCTCGCCACCGCCGTGGGAAACACGCCGCTGATCAAGTTGCGCCGCGCCTCGGAAGAGACGGGCTGCACGATCCTCGGCAAGTGCGAATTCATGAACCCCGGCCAGTCCGTGAAAGACCGGGCCGCGCTCTCGATCATCACCGACGCCATCGAGCGCGGTGAGCTGCTGCCCGGCGGCACGATCGTCGAGGGCACCGCCGGCAACACCGGCATCGGGCTCGCTGTCGTGGGCGCGTCGATGGGCTTCAAGACCATCATCGTGATCCCAGAGACCCAGAGCCAGGAAAAGAAGGACATGATCCGGCTCGCGGGCGCGCAGCTCGTACAGGTGCCGGCCGTGCCTTACCGCAACCCGAACAACTATGTCCGCTACTCCGGCCGGCTGGCCGAGACGCTTGCCAAGGACAGCACGCACGGCGTCATCTGGGCGAACCAGTTCGACAACACCGCCAACCGCGATGCCCACATCGACGGCACCGGCCCCGAGATCTGGGAGCAGACCGGCGGCAAGGTCGACGGCTTCGTCTCTGCCGTCGGCACCGGCGGCACGCTGGCTGGCGTCGGCATGGCGCTTCAGCCCAAGGGCGTGAAGATCGCGCTCGCCGATCCGGGCGGCTCCGGGGTTATGTCGCTGCTCCAGTCGGGCGAGGCCGATATGTCCGGCACCTCGATCACCGAGGGGATCGGCAATGGCCGTATCACGAAGAACCTCGAAGGCTTCATGCCCGACTTCTGCTACAAGGTGAGCGACGAGGAGGCCCTGCCGATCGTCTTCGACCTGCTGAAGGACGAGGGGCTCTGCGTTGGCGGTTCTTCCGGCATCAACATCGCGGGGGCGATGCGCCTCGCCAAGGAGCTGGGGCCGGGCCACACCATCGTGACGATCCTCTGCGACTACGGCACGCGCTACCAGTCCAAGCTGTTCAACCCCGAGTTCCTGCGGTCCAAGGACCTGCCCGTGCCCGGCTGGATGGACGGCACGCCCGACGACCTCCCCGGCGTGTTCGAGGACGCATGA
- a CDS encoding DUF3772 domain-containing protein: MTSRLVAALLLALAILAGPAALAQVDSPVNREEVPDLLSWESVVERAELAIDNRRASTFAFEQLRNEIAGYRTRFEQAQGQNSARIATLEQQIEALGEPPEEGGSEPEAITERRAELRSRLNDLMAPVRLANETYVQANGLIGEIDALIRMRQTRSLAGRGPMPLNPTTWGDGVLTLQRGIATLASETKNSISNEVRQRELFDNLPAILIFVVVATVLLMRGRLWMRRLNARVNRRGGRSHGVLSFLLSTGKFILPSIGLLALFTGIIATGLVGVHGEAMLPDLLGAGILILFTRWLGEHYFPSDGEGRAGPLEFGELGRMRARFLANLLGWAIGLETVLRSMLSTIDSSPEASAVVMFPAHLLTGFALFQFGRILARPISDTEEDEGRKYRGRIISTVGRIATLAGVATPLLAALGYEAAAEALGRPMAMTLGVFGVVLLLQRLVYDIYILITNNSETAENALLPVLVAMALALIALPILILIWGARVADLTEAWTRFREGFTVGDTTLSPRNVLIFAAVFAGGYVLTRIVQGALRATVLPKTRLDVGGQNAVAVGIGYLGIMIAAIFAITSAGIDMSNFALVASALTVGIGFGLQNIVSNFISGIILLVERPIGEGDWIQVGDQMGYVRDISVRSTRIETFDRTDVIVPNADLVSNVVTNWTRGNNVGRIIVPVGVAYGTDTEMVSDVLLSIARQHPMVLHNPEPYVFFKGFGDSSLDFEIRAILRDVNWILSVQTEMNHAIARRFAEEGIEIPFPQRDIWVRSKDGAGSDARSTQGPHDNWEDTLKGDQPDVVKGEDI, translated from the coding sequence ATGACCTCCCGCCTGGTCGCGGCGCTTCTGCTGGCGCTGGCCATCCTGGCCGGGCCGGCGGCGCTGGCGCAGGTGGATTCTCCGGTCAACAGGGAAGAGGTCCCCGACCTTCTGTCGTGGGAGAGCGTGGTCGAGCGGGCAGAGCTTGCGATCGACAACCGGCGCGCCTCGACCTTCGCGTTCGAGCAACTCCGCAACGAGATCGCCGGCTATCGCACCCGGTTCGAGCAGGCGCAGGGCCAGAACTCGGCCCGCATCGCCACGCTCGAGCAGCAGATCGAGGCGCTCGGCGAGCCGCCCGAGGAGGGCGGTAGCGAGCCGGAGGCGATCACCGAGCGCCGGGCGGAGCTTCGGTCGCGCCTGAACGATCTGATGGCGCCGGTGCGGCTCGCCAACGAAACCTACGTGCAGGCCAACGGCCTGATCGGCGAAATCGACGCGCTGATCCGGATGCGGCAGACGCGCTCGCTCGCCGGGCGGGGGCCGATGCCGCTGAACCCGACGACATGGGGCGATGGCGTGCTCACCTTGCAGCGCGGTATCGCGACTCTCGCGTCGGAGACCAAAAACTCGATCAGCAACGAAGTCCGCCAGCGCGAGCTCTTCGACAACCTGCCGGCCATCCTGATCTTCGTGGTCGTGGCAACGGTGCTGCTGATGCGCGGGCGGCTCTGGATGCGGCGGCTGAACGCGCGGGTGAACCGACGGGGCGGGCGATCGCACGGGGTGCTGTCCTTCCTGCTGTCGACCGGCAAGTTCATCTTGCCCTCCATCGGGCTTCTGGCGCTGTTCACCGGGATCATCGCGACCGGCCTCGTCGGGGTCCACGGAGAGGCCATGCTGCCCGACCTCCTCGGCGCGGGCATCCTGATCCTCTTCACCCGGTGGCTGGGCGAGCATTACTTCCCGAGCGACGGAGAGGGGCGCGCCGGACCGCTGGAGTTCGGAGAGCTCGGCCGAATGCGGGCGCGCTTTCTCGCCAACCTGCTCGGCTGGGCGATCGGGCTGGAGACCGTGCTGCGCAGCATGCTCTCAACCATCGACAGCTCGCCAGAGGCGTCGGCGGTCGTGATGTTCCCGGCGCACCTACTGACCGGCTTCGCGCTGTTCCAGTTCGGCCGCATCCTCGCGCGGCCGATCTCCGACACGGAAGAGGACGAGGGCCGGAAGTATCGCGGCCGGATCATCAGCACCGTGGGCCGCATCGCCACGCTGGCGGGGGTGGCCACGCCGCTGCTTGCTGCGCTTGGCTACGAGGCGGCGGCGGAGGCACTCGGCCGTCCGATGGCGATGACACTGGGTGTGTTCGGCGTGGTGCTGCTGCTTCAGCGGCTGGTCTATGACATCTACATCCTGATCACCAACAACTCGGAGACGGCGGAGAACGCCCTGTTGCCGGTCCTCGTCGCGATGGCGCTCGCCCTGATCGCGCTGCCGATCCTCATCCTGATCTGGGGCGCCCGCGTCGCCGACCTGACCGAGGCATGGACCCGGTTCCGCGAGGGCTTCACCGTCGGCGACACCACGCTGTCGCCGCGCAACGTGCTGATCTTCGCGGCGGTCTTCGCCGGGGGCTACGTGCTGACCCGGATCGTGCAGGGCGCGCTGCGCGCGACCGTGCTGCCCAAGACCCGGCTCGATGTCGGTGGCCAGAACGCGGTCGCGGTCGGGATCGGCTACCTCGGCATCATGATCGCCGCGATCTTCGCCATCACGAGCGCGGGCATCGACATGTCGAACTTCGCGCTCGTCGCCTCCGCGCTGACGGTCGGTATCGGCTTCGGCCTGCAGAATATCGTGTCGAACTTCATCTCCGGGATCATCCTGCTCGTCGAACGCCCGATCGGCGAGGGCGACTGGATCCAGGTCGGCGACCAGATGGGCTACGTCCGCGACATCTCCGTCCGGTCCACCCGGATCGAGACCTTCGACCGCACCGACGTCATCGTGCCGAACGCCGACCTCGTCTCCAACGTCGTGACCAACTGGACGCGCGGCAACAACGTCGGGCGGATCATCGTCCCCGTCGGGGTGGCCTACGGCACCGATACCGAGATGGTCTCCGACGTGCTGCTCTCCATCGCGCGGCAGCATCCGATGGTGCTGCACAATCCGGAGCCGTACGTCTTCTTCAAGGGGTTCGGGGACAGTTCGCTCGACTTCGAGATCCGTGCCATCCTGCGCGACGTGAACTGGATCCTGTCGGTTCAGACCGAGATGAACCACGCCATCGCGCGCCGTTTCGCCGAGGAGGGGATCGAGATCCCGTTCCCGCAGCGCGACATCTGGGTGCGCAGCAAGGACGGCGCGGGGTCCGACGCGCGCTCCACGCAGGGGCCGCACGACAATTGGGAGGACACGTTGAAGGGCGATCAGCCCGACGTCGTGAAGGGGGAAGACATATGA
- a CDS encoding BCCT family transporter, with translation MTDEITDAVPPPEGAAGVIDTDYEIGQDNIETKIGPFGIDIHNPVFVVSGAAIVLFVLFAILAPDTAAAAFAWMFDFVTKGFDWFFLLSGNIFVIFALVIALTPLGSVRLGGKEATPDYGYAGWFSMLFAAGMGIGLMFYGVGEPLTHFSSAMGGTTVGENGLRTDWAPLGGAAGDAAAAERLAMAGTIFHWGLHPWAIYAVVALALALFSYNKGLPLSIRSAFYPILGEKVWGFWGHVIDVIAVFATLFGLATSLGLGSAQATAGLSDLFGIPSNITSQVILIGIITAMALISVIRGLDGGVKVLSEINLSLALLLLVFVLLAGPTVALLLGFFENLGAYGQYLPALSMPFGREDVNFTQGWTSYYWAWWISWSPFVGMFIARVSRGRTVREFIVCVLIIPTLLSVFWMTVFGGTAISQVVNDGYTAAADAVLDVQMFRVFDALPLTAISSLIGIILVLVFFVTSSDSGSLVIDTITAGGKVDAPVTQRIFWAMFEGVVAIALLLAGGLAALQSMVISTGLLFAVILLVMCYSIVKGLRSEPR, from the coding sequence TCGACACCGATTACGAGATCGGACAGGACAACATCGAGACCAAGATCGGCCCCTTCGGGATCGACATCCACAACCCGGTCTTCGTCGTCTCGGGCGCCGCGATCGTCCTGTTCGTCCTGTTCGCCATCCTCGCCCCCGACACCGCGGCGGCGGCCTTTGCGTGGATGTTCGACTTCGTCACGAAGGGCTTCGACTGGTTCTTCCTGCTCTCGGGCAACATCTTCGTCATCTTTGCGCTGGTCATCGCCCTGACGCCGCTTGGCTCCGTCCGGCTCGGCGGGAAGGAAGCCACCCCGGATTACGGCTATGCCGGGTGGTTCTCGATGCTGTTCGCCGCCGGCATGGGCATCGGCCTGATGTTCTACGGCGTGGGCGAGCCGCTGACGCATTTCTCCTCCGCGATGGGCGGCACGACGGTGGGCGAAAACGGCCTTCGCACCGACTGGGCTCCGCTCGGCGGGGCTGCGGGCGATGCCGCGGCCGCCGAGCGCCTGGCGATGGCCGGCACGATCTTCCACTGGGGCCTGCACCCCTGGGCGATCTACGCCGTCGTTGCGCTGGCGCTAGCGCTGTTCTCCTACAACAAGGGTCTGCCGCTCTCGATCCGCTCCGCGTTCTACCCGATCCTGGGCGAGAAGGTCTGGGGTTTCTGGGGCCACGTCATCGACGTGATCGCGGTCTTCGCGACGCTGTTCGGGCTCGCCACCTCGCTCGGGCTCGGCTCGGCGCAGGCGACGGCCGGCCTGTCGGACCTGTTCGGCATCCCCTCCAACATCACCTCGCAGGTGATCCTGATCGGCATCATTACCGCGATGGCGCTGATTTCGGTCATCCGGGGCCTTGATGGTGGTGTGAAGGTGCTGTCGGAGATCAACCTCAGCCTCGCGCTGCTGCTGCTGGTCTTCGTGCTGCTGGCCGGCCCGACCGTGGCACTGCTGCTCGGCTTCTTCGAGAACCTCGGCGCCTACGGGCAGTACCTGCCGGCGCTGTCGATGCCGTTCGGCCGTGAGGACGTGAACTTCACACAGGGCTGGACCAGCTACTACTGGGCCTGGTGGATTTCCTGGTCACCGTTCGTGGGCATGTTCATCGCCCGCGTCAGCCGGGGTCGCACCGTGCGCGAATTCATCGTCTGCGTGCTGATTATCCCGACGCTGCTGTCGGTCTTCTGGATGACCGTCTTCGGCGGCACCGCGATCAGCCAGGTCGTCAACGACGGCTACACTGCCGCCGCCGATGCGGTGCTCGACGTGCAGATGTTCCGCGTGTTCGACGCGCTGCCGCTGACGGCGATCTCCTCGCTGATCGGGATCATCCTCGTCCTGGTGTTCTTCGTGACCTCGTCGGACTCCGGGTCGCTGGTGATCGACACGATCACCGCCGGTGGCAAGGTCGACGCCCCGGTCACGCAGCGGATCTTCTGGGCCATGTTCGAAGGCGTCGTTGCGATCGCCCTTCTGCTGGCCGGAGGGCTCGCGGCTCTGCAGTCGATGGTGATCTCCACCGGTCTGCTGTTCGCGGTCATCCTGCTCGTCATGTGCTACTCGATCGTGAAAGGGCTCCGCTCCGAGCCCCGCTGA
- a CDS encoding TrgA family protein, translating into MPTFARLAAAIFYAALAWYVSEYLIEPMLPEDADPGRFAEFTAVVGLFCGWSIVGSRAGLGFAAMMGVGLTGAVITLLWAVFLLSFYEMILDSLNMLYPGPMAAVVDVFDKMVVHLTFISTYEIWGTILGVGIIGGIVTEIAGRTYR; encoded by the coding sequence ATGCCGACGTTCGCACGCCTTGCGGCGGCCATCTTCTACGCCGCGCTGGCGTGGTACGTCTCGGAGTACCTGATCGAACCGATGCTGCCGGAGGACGCCGATCCCGGTCGCTTCGCCGAGTTCACCGCCGTGGTGGGCCTGTTCTGCGGCTGGTCGATCGTCGGCAGCCGCGCCGGCCTCGGCTTTGCGGCGATGATGGGGGTCGGACTAACGGGTGCGGTCATCACTTTGCTCTGGGCGGTTTTCCTGCTCAGCTTCTACGAGATGATCCTCGACAGCCTGAACATGCTCTATCCCGGCCCGATGGCGGCGGTGGTAGATGTGTTCGACAAGATGGTCGTCCACCTGACCTTCATCTCTACCTACGAGATCTGGGGCACCATCCTCGGCGTCGGTATCATCGGCGGCATCGTCACGGAAATCGCGGGCCGGACCTATCGCTGA